Proteins encoded together in one Cicer arietinum cultivar CDC Frontier isolate Library 1 chromosome 4, Cicar.CDCFrontier_v2.0, whole genome shotgun sequence window:
- the LOC101502970 gene encoding uncharacterized protein, translating to MHSDNPRRILFSLGLLKPLPNPIHSFPFSSWLSQPGNPLIHWPSLPPIQPKPTLNPNPTPNPNTPTPDSNFSLISTLFTNPSISPGSQLHAQLNRTGIKPDSPLLRAVFDHFASSPKLLHSLFLWADKQPGFKPDPTLFDSMVNALAKIKEFDSAWTLVLDRIHREEEEKEDKLVSIGTFAILIRRYARAGMHEAAIRTFEFAKDKKSIVDSMSEMSLFGILIDSLCKEGSVREASEYFLRRKETDLGWVPSTRVYNIMLNGWFRARKLKHAERLWEEMKKENVKPSVVTYGTLVEGYCRMRRVEKALEMVGEMTKEGIEANAIVYNPIIDALAEAGRFKEALGMMERFHVLQIGPTLSTYNSLVKGFCKAGDLEGASKILKKMISRGFLPIPTTYNYFFRYFSRCGKIEEGMNLYTKMIESGHTPDRLTYHLVLKMLCEEERLDLAVQVSKEMRHNGYDMDLATSTMLIHLLCKMHRLEEAFAEFEDMIRRGIVPQYLTFQKLNVELKKQGMTEMSQKLCHLMSNVPHSTNLPNTYGEVRDNAHAHRKSIIQKAQAVSDLLKDPKELDKFRSSSENDVSIANCLIEDIKKRIDIK from the exons ATGCATTCTGACAACCCTCGTCGCATACTCTTCTCACTTGGTTTATTAAAACCATTACCAAACCCTATTCATTCATTTCCATTCTCCTCATGGCTCTCCCAACCCGGTAACCCACTCATTCACTGGCCATCCCTACCACCCATCCAACCCAAACCCACCCTAAACCCAAACCCAACACCCAACCCCAACACTCCAACACCCGACTCCAATTTCTCTCTCATTTCAACTCTCTTCACTAACCCATCCATCTCTCCCGGTTCACAACTCCACGCCCAACTTAACCGAACCGGAATCAAACCGGATTCTCCCCTCCTTCGTGCCGTCTTCGACCACTTCGCATCGTCGCCAAAACTGCTGCATTCGCTTTTCCTATGGGCTGACAAACAACCCGGATTTAAACCCGATCCGACTCTCTTTGACTCCATGGTTAACGCTCTTGCTAAAATCAAGGAGTTTGATTCTGCTTGGACTCTTGTTCTTGATCGTATTCatagagaagaagaagaaaaagaagataaattggTTTCTATTGGTACTTTTGCTATCTTGATTCGACGATATGCTCGCGCAG gtATGCACGAGGCTGCTATTAGGACGTTTGAGTTTGCAAAAGATAAGAAGTCAATTGTGGATTCGATGTCAGAAATGAGTTTATTTGGGATTTTGATTGATTCACTTTGCAAAGAAGGGTCTGTAAGGGAAGCTTCAGAGTATTTCCTTAGGAGAAAGGAGACAGACCTGGGTTGGGTTCCTTCGACTCGGGTGTATAACATAATGTTAAATGGGTGGTTTCGAGCGAGGAAACTCAAACATGCTGAGAGACTTTgggaagagatgaagaaggagAATGTGAAACCGAGTGTTGTGACATATGGTACCCTTGTGGAAGGTTATTGCCGGATGCGCCGTGTTGAAAAGGCGCTTGAGATGGTTGGTGAAATGACCAAAGAAGGAATTGAAGCAAATGCAATTGTATATAACCCAATAATTGATGCATTGGCAGAAGCTGGGAGATTTAAAGAGGCTTTGGGAATGATGGAGCGTTTTCATGTTTTGCAAATAGGTCCTACTCTCTCAACTTACAATTCTTTGGTTAAGGGTTTTTGTAAGGCAGGAGATCTTGAAGGTGCTagtaaaattcttaaaaagatGATAAGTAGAGGTTTCCTTCCAATCCCCACTACCTACAATTACTTTTTTAGGTACTTTTCAAGATGTGGAAAAATTGAGGAAGGGATGAACCTGTATACCAAGATGATTGAGTCTGGTCATACCCCGGATCGTCTAACTTACCATCTTGTGTTGAAGATGTTATGTGAAGAGGAGAGGTTAGATTTGGCAGTTCAAGTTAGCAAGGAAATGAGACATAATGGATATGACATGGACTTGGCTACGAGTACCATGTTAATTCATTTGCTATGCAAAATGCATAGGTTAGAAGAGGCTTTTGCAGAATTTGAGGACATGATAAGAAGAGGTATAGTTCCTCAGTATTTGACATTCCAAAAATTGAATGTTGAGTTAAAGAAACAAGGTATGACTGAAATGTCTCAAAAACTTTGCCACTTGATGTCGAACGTTCCTCATTCTACAAACTTGCCAAATACTTATGGTGAAGTCAGAGACAATGCACATGCACATAGAAAATCTATTATTCAGAAAGCTCAAGCCGTTTCTGATTTGCTGAAGGACCCCAAGGAGCTTGATAAGTTTAGAAGTTCATCAGAAAATGATGTCTCAATTGCAAACTGTTTGATAGAGGATATTAAGAAAAGGATAGATATAAAATGA